The genomic stretch TGCTTACACTCCGCCGCTTAAACGGCCGGAGGTGCCGTCGCCGTACTTGGGCTTTGTGGCGAAATGGCCGGGGTTTCTGTCGTCCTTCTCCGGGAAGCCGAAGAAGGAGAGCAAGAGAGCTATGGAGTTGAGAAGGGCAAGGGAGGAGTTCAAGATGCAGAGGAAGGAGGAATTGGATAGGatgaggaaggagagagagatgattGACAAGGCAATGAAGGCtcagaagaaagaggaggagaggagagtgaggagagaaatgaggaagaagaagcacgACGATTCATTGCGCGAGGCACGGAGGAATTATCAGGAGATGGCCAATGTATGGGCCAATTTGGCTCAGGACACCAATGTGGCTACTGCTCTTGGGTTGGTGTTCTTCTACATATTTTATAGGACTGTGGTGCTTAGTTATAGGAGGCAGAAGAAGGACTACGAGGATAGGCTGAAGATCGAAAAGGCGGAGGCAgaggagaggaagaaaatgagGGAGTTGGAGAGGGAGATGGAGGGGATTGAGGGTGATGAGGAGGATGAGATTGAGCCAGGGAAGGGTGAGCAGAATCCTTATTTGAAAATGGCAATGCAGTTCATGAAGTCTGGTGCTCGTGTTCGACGAGCTCATAATAAGAGGCTGCCTCAGTATTTGGAGAGAGGCGTGGATGTCAAGTTTACGGATGTGGCAGGGCTTGGGAAGATTAGGCTTGAGCTTGAGGAGATTGTCAAGTTCTTCACTCATGGTGAAATGTATAGGAGAAGAGGAGTTAAAATACCAGGTTAGATGTTGTACCTATGCTACTGTTCTGTTGACATTGTTAGATAGCTTTATCGTATATGACATTATGTGTATGCTGAATTCATGACATATTTGACTGGCTTTTGTTGAATGATTATTTATTTACCCTAGTTGGAATATATGCTCTGATTCCAGTGAAAGCACTCCGAATTGATTGTTCTTATTCCCCGACCATTTTGTTCGGGTCATTAATTTCTTAATCAGGTGGGATACTGCTTTGTGGCCCTCCTGGAGTGGGTAAGACATTGCTTGCAAAAGCTGTTGCTGGTGAAGCAGGCGTGAACTTCTTTTCCATTTCGGCCTCTCAGTTCGTGGAGATATACGTTGGTGTTGGTGCTTCTCGTGTCCGAGCACTTTATCAGGAGGCAAGGGAAAATGTAAGTGTTGACATTAGCTGTTCAAATTTTCCCTCCTTACATTCCCCAACCCCCTCACCCCACACTTCCACACCCTGTCCTGTTAATTCCTTATATGATAGGCTAGCCTAGGtactaattttttataatattaatgtaTCCGTAGTTGTTAAATGGTGGCATTTCTCTGTTTAATAAGGAGATGACAGATATAGGTTGTGAAAGTTATATGCCTTTCTGATTTATCCTTTTATTTAGAGGATGAGGCGATGGTGCACAAATGTTACATCTCATGATTTTTATGTTTATCTGCATAGGCTCCATCAGTTGTCTTCATTGATGAGTTGGATGCCGTTGGAAGAGAGCGTGGTTTGATCAAGGGTTCTGGTGGACAGGAACGTGATGCTACTCTTAATCAGGTTAGTTAGGGAATATATAAGTGTTGTATTGAGAACTTTTAATACTGATATGTTCAATTAAACTCCTACTTATGTCAATTGTTCATTCTTGTGAATATTCTCCAGCTCCTTGTTTGCTTGGATGGGTTTGAAGGAAGAGGGGAAGTGATCACTATTGCTTCCACAAATAGACCAGATATTCTAGATCCAGCCCTTGTCAGACCTGGACGGTTTGACCGGAAGATATTTATCCCTAAGCCTGGTCTTATAGGTCGCATTGAAATTTTGAAGGTAGCAGTCCAAACCTATATCCTGCACCACTTCCACTGGATATATAGCATTGCAAGACTGTCCTTATTCTGTTACCCTTATGATTCTAATTGTTTCCATGTCTTGATTATAGGTCCATGCACGCAAGAAGCCTATGGCTGAAGACGTCGACTATATGGCTATTGCTAGTATGACAGATGGAATGGTTGGTGCAGAGCTAGCTAACATAATTGAGGTTGCTGCAATCAACATGATGCGTGATGGAAGGACTGAGGTATTAGTATTACTTACTCTTATAGATTAAAccttgttattttgtttttctgacTGATACTTGGCATTACACCTTGcactaaaaatgaaaatggaaaaAGGAGTGAATAAAACAGGCTATTGAAGACTACATTATCCATCAATGTGTTGGTAAGATTTGATGGGGGCAAATATTTGGGTGTGAAAGTTATTAAGCATTTGCACTCTTCTGCCTATATTCCATTAAAACATGTGATAGAGGTTCAGGCTCGGGCACTTTTTACGAATTTAATTG from Pyrus communis chromosome 7, drPyrComm1.1, whole genome shotgun sequence encodes the following:
- the LOC137740181 gene encoding probable inactive ATP-dependent zinc metalloprotease FTSHI 2, chloroplastic — protein: MDCHCLLGSSSSLSPYPKPIPLTKNPPKPLPPSAVSSSSSSSSHLASADDDDENDKTHKPNFDFLKLSVTLTVISTSLPQIPTAVAAVKEKKRAPKKSTPKKSEALSPQELESWSQGLPIVSNRIPYTQLLALSQEGKLKHVIKPPGIELQKRAEPVLVVLEDSRVLRTVLPSVDSDRRFWEQWEELKIESFCVNAYTPPLKRPEVPSPYLGFVAKWPGFLSSFSGKPKKESKRAMELRRAREEFKMQRKEELDRMRKEREMIDKAMKAQKKEEERRVRREMRKKKHDDSLREARRNYQEMANVWANLAQDTNVATALGLVFFYIFYRTVVLSYRRQKKDYEDRLKIEKAEAEERKKMRELEREMEGIEGDEEDEIEPGKGEQNPYLKMAMQFMKSGARVRRAHNKRLPQYLERGVDVKFTDVAGLGKIRLELEEIVKFFTHGEMYRRRGVKIPGGILLCGPPGVGKTLLAKAVAGEAGVNFFSISASQFVEIYVGVGASRVRALYQEARENAPSVVFIDELDAVGRERGLIKGSGGQERDATLNQLLVCLDGFEGRGEVITIASTNRPDILDPALVRPGRFDRKIFIPKPGLIGRIEILKVHARKKPMAEDVDYMAIASMTDGMVGAELANIIEVAAINMMRDGRTEITTDDLLQAAQMEERGMLDRKERSLDTWKQVAINEAAMAVVAVNFPDLRNIEFVTIAPRAGRELGYVRMKMDPIKFREGMLTRQSLLDHITVQLAPRAADELWFGEDQLSTIWAETADNARSAARTYVLGGLSEKHHGLSNFWVADRLNDLDVEALQIVNMCYERAKEILQKNRTLMDAVVDELVQKKSLTKQEFFSLVELHGTLKPMPPSILDIRAAKRKQFQEMMMNQKEAALGSNL